The Cupriavidus necator DNA window CCCGTCAGCGACTGGGTGCTTTCGACACCATTCCCGACTGAAACAATTATTGTTGTTGGTGCGTCCCTGGCAACGCAGCAGCGTGGGTTTGCGTACGCAGCGGCAGGTGGCGCAAAGGGCGTGGCGCCCGCCGCGCCCTTTGCGCCTTAGTTGAGTGATCCAGGCCACATGGCGGCCTTCACCTGCCCATGCAAGTCTGGTTAGATGGATGCGTTCCCGGTACCCGGTCGGGTTCGTGCAGGGCACCCGCTCCGACTTTCATTACTGAGGTGGACCACCATGCTGGATACCAGTTTTTCTCCCTGGCCAAGTTTCACTGCCGACGAGGCGGCTGCCGTGCAGAAGGTGCTGCTGTCGAACCGGGTGAACTACTGGACCGGCTCTGAATGCCGGAAGTTCGAGGAGGAATTCGCCAGGTGGGCCGGGACGCCCTATGCGATCGCGCTGGCAAACGGGACACTTGCGCTCGATGTCGCGCTGAAGGCGCTGGACATTGGCCTTGGCGACGAGGTCGTGGTGACGCCGCGAACATTCATCGCCAGCATTTCAAGCGTGGTGAATGCGGGAGCAAAGCCGGTATTTGCAGACGTCGATCTTGCGAGCGGCAATCTTTCCGCGGTGACGATCAGCAAGGTTCTGACGCCAAGGACGCGAGCCGTCATATGCGTGCACCTTGCCGGCATACCCTGCGACATGGACCCGATCATGGCGCTGGCGCGCGAGCACGGCATCAAGGTGATCGAGGATTGTGCCCAGGCACATGGTGCGCGCTACAAAGGGCGTTCGGTCGGCTCGATCGGGGACGTGGGTGCATGGTCCTTCTGCCAGGACAAGATTATGACCACCGGCGGCGAGGGCGGCATGGTGACGACCAGCGCGAGGGACCTCTGGCTGCGCATGTGGTCGTACAAGGACCATGGCAAGAGCTGGGACGCTGTCTATGAGCGTCAGCACCCCCCGGGATTCCGGTGGTTGCACGAATCCTTCGGGACGAACTGGCGCATGATAGAAATGCAGGCGGTGATCGGGCGCATCCAGCTTGCGCGCATGAAGCAATGGACAGCGCAGCGCACTGCCAATGCGGAGGTCATTGCCGGCGCGCTTCGGCAATGTGCTGCGGTCTGGTTGCCCGCCTGCCCACCGGATGCACAATCAGCCTGGTACAAGTTCTATGCATTCGTCCGCCCGGAATGGCTGAGGGATGGCTGGAGCCGTGACCGCATCGTGGCCGAGATCCAGGCAGGCGGCGTGCCCTGCTATGCGGGCGGCTGCTCGGAGGCTTATCTCGAGAAGGCGTTCGATTACACGGGCTGGCGCCCGCCGCACCGGTTGCCCAACGCCAGGCTGCTGGGTGAAAACAGCCTGATGCTGCTGGTGCATCCCACCCTGACCGACGCCGAGATTGCCCTGACTGCGCAGGTGCTGCGCGAGGTCATGCTTCGTGCAACGCTGCCGACCGGTGCCGGGCGGGACGCCGACGGCGGGGTGGTGCCCGGCCTGGCGCAGGACTGCGCGGGCGCCATGCGGCGATGATGCACTGGCCGTCGCTGATCCAGCTTGGCACCATTACCTTGCTGGTGCCCGTTGCGCTGGTCATTGCGCTAGCGCTGTCCGTGGGGGGCGCATGGCGCAGCGCGCTGCGATGGCTGGTGTCGTTCAGCCTTGGCGCCGCGCTGGTGGGGGCTGCCAAGTTCGCGTTTGATTACGGCGGCTGGTACCTGCCGCAGCTCGGCCTGTACAGTGTCAGCGGCCACGCCATGCTGACCGCGGCGACGTATCCGGTGCTGCTGATGCTGCTGGGTTCGGCGCTGAGCCCGCGCGTGGCACGCATCGGCTGGTTCGCGGGACTGGCGCTGGGGCTCGCGATGGCGGTGAAACTGGTGTCCGGCAATTACCACACGCTGTCCGAGACCTTGCTGGGTGGTGCGGTGGGGCTGGCGGTTGCGTGGCTGAATGCGGGCATCCGTATCCGCGGGCCGGCGCCGCAGATCGTGCTGGTGGCTGCGCTTGGCATCGGCGCCTTCGTCTTTGTCAATGTGCGCGGGTTGCTGTACCCGGTCAAGGCCGCAATGTGGGAGCACGCGGCACCGTGGCAGGACGGCACAGTGCGGCATTACCGGCAGATCGACGCCGATCCGGTGACGGGCGAGACCCGCATCACCGTGCGCAAGCGGTCGTGCCTGTCGAAGCGGGGCCGGCAGGCGCCGCGTTTACTCACACCATCGAAAACAGGAACATCTACCCGGACACCAAGCTTGCTCTCGACGCAAACTACATGATTGGGCACTCTCATCATCAGTTTAAAACAGAAAATGGCAGTTTTATTCCTTACAACAGCGGTGATGTGGGGCAGAACAGGTTGCACATTAGTATCATTAATTATCTGGTATTTTGCACCGACGAAAATCAGGTAGAGATGAGGTAGGCCGCATATGCAAGGGGCCGTATCGGGCTGGCGCCTGCCGTGCCCGGGGCAGAACGCCGCGCCGGCCGTTTGGCAGGCCGCTGACCGCCTCGCGCCGTGCGGGGTTGCCTCCGCGGAAGCGCACGCTGCGTGTCGTGCATTCGTCTACCCTGAACCATTCCAGCGCGGCGCTGGCCGCCTCACCCCTCGAGTAGGTGCGCCGCCGCGCACGCGTGGGCGGGCAGCGCAGAAATGGGTACGCTCCCCGGGCCTGTGCGCTTGTCAGTCGCGCGGCAGCGGTGCGCCGAGGCCGGCGGCACCCTGGCGCCCGGCGGCTCGCGGG harbors:
- a CDS encoding DegT/DnrJ/EryC1/StrS family aminotransferase produces the protein MLDTSFSPWPSFTADEAAAVQKVLLSNRVNYWTGSECRKFEEEFARWAGTPYAIALANGTLALDVALKALDIGLGDEVVVTPRTFIASISSVVNAGAKPVFADVDLASGNLSAVTISKVLTPRTRAVICVHLAGIPCDMDPIMALAREHGIKVIEDCAQAHGARYKGRSVGSIGDVGAWSFCQDKIMTTGGEGGMVTTSARDLWLRMWSYKDHGKSWDAVYERQHPPGFRWLHESFGTNWRMIEMQAVIGRIQLARMKQWTAQRTANAEVIAGALRQCAAVWLPACPPDAQSAWYKFYAFVRPEWLRDGWSRDRIVAEIQAGGVPCYAGGCSEAYLEKAFDYTGWRPPHRLPNARLLGENSLMLLVHPTLTDAEIALTAQVLREVMLRATLPTGAGRDADGGVVPGLAQDCAGAMRR
- a CDS encoding phosphatase PAP2 family protein, whose amino-acid sequence is MMHWPSLIQLGTITLLVPVALVIALALSVGGAWRSALRWLVSFSLGAALVGAAKFAFDYGGWYLPQLGLYSVSGHAMLTAATYPVLLMLLGSALSPRVARIGWFAGLALGLAMAVKLVSGNYHTLSETLLGGAVGLAVAWLNAGIRIRGPAPQIVLVAALGIGAFVFVNVRGLLYPVKAAMWEHAAPWQDGTVRHYRQIDADPVTGETRITVRKRSCLSKRGRQAPRLLTPSKTGTSTRTPSLLSTQTT